A genomic stretch from Bacterioplanes sanyensis includes:
- a CDS encoding CreA family protein: MRTPWIVLAAISGSLLMGCSNEREVGDVSLGWFTTKDVKISVLQDPVVTGVTCHIASVEADLDFADPSDMSIACRQTGEITTDMMMSIDLSKSGEVVFKQSKSILFKTLKVRRIYDPQSETLMYLSYSTKEVNGSHKHSLSTVPLWGTKAYGFRPITR; encoded by the coding sequence ATGCGTACACCTTGGATAGTCCTCGCTGCGATCAGCGGCAGTTTACTGATGGGGTGCAGCAACGAGCGCGAAGTGGGTGATGTGTCTCTCGGCTGGTTTACCACCAAAGACGTAAAAATTTCGGTGCTGCAAGATCCGGTCGTGACCGGTGTTACCTGTCATATTGCCAGCGTTGAAGCCGACTTAGACTTTGCCGATCCCAGTGATATGAGCATTGCATGCCGTCAAACGGGAGAAATTACCACCGACATGATGATGTCGATCGACTTGTCGAAATCCGGCGAAGTGGTGTTTAAGCAGTCGAAAAGTATTTTATTTAAAACACTCAAAGTACGGCGCATTTATGACCCACAGTCGGAAACATTGATGTACTTGTCCTATTCCACCAAAGAAGTGAATGGCAGCCATAAACATTCGCTGTCGACCGTGCCATTGTGGGGGACAAAAGCCTACGGCTTCCGGCCGATTACACGCTAA
- a CDS encoding serine hydrolase domain-containing protein, with translation MRSLFLGGIAVCCLVMHSAQALADQTHTSQTHTNKPRAQQPLTAEQSDPRHLGWMQGFPPPVDKRIQQPESDFFSFPKMRWTVCHIRELMPTKQVSRGLTAPVPLSYALDDGIDAVTFTPTGANSPMRWDDSLAHNYTDGILILHNGQVVYEEYSGCLNETGKHAAMSMTKSLIGLLAEMLVSDQLLDPDASVASIIPALKDSAFGNASAREVMDMTTSLNYSEDYADPNADIWQYSKAASPLPKARDYRGPNGYFDYLTTVKSDGKHGKVFAYKTVNTDVLGWIISTVSGQDVASLLSERLWRPLGMEQDAYMTVDGIGTPFAGGGLSAGLRDLGRLGLLLLNDGMLQQKRLVKASVIDSIRQGGDKNAFAQAGYKSLPGGSYRSMWWVLHNAHGAYAARGVHGQTLYIDPTANMVIVRFASHPTAKNSANDPTSLPAYQAVAEYLMQQSMQRAAESNE, from the coding sequence GTGCGTTCACTGTTCCTAGGCGGCATCGCCGTTTGTTGTTTAGTCATGCACTCAGCACAGGCCTTGGCTGATCAAACCCACACCAGTCAAACTCACACCAATAAACCTCGGGCCCAGCAACCTCTGACGGCGGAGCAATCCGACCCCAGACATTTGGGTTGGATGCAGGGCTTTCCGCCACCTGTGGATAAACGTATTCAGCAACCCGAGTCCGATTTTTTTAGCTTTCCAAAAATGCGCTGGACGGTGTGCCATATTCGCGAATTAATGCCGACCAAACAGGTGAGCCGCGGCTTAACCGCACCCGTACCGCTCAGCTACGCATTGGATGATGGTATCGATGCCGTGACCTTTACCCCAACGGGAGCTAACAGCCCAATGCGCTGGGATGACTCTCTGGCACACAACTACACCGATGGAATTTTAATTTTGCACAACGGCCAGGTCGTTTATGAAGAATACTCAGGCTGTTTAAATGAGACAGGCAAACACGCTGCCATGTCGATGACCAAGTCGCTCATCGGGCTGTTGGCTGAAATGCTAGTATCGGATCAACTATTGGACCCCGATGCGAGCGTGGCCAGTATTATTCCGGCATTAAAAGACAGCGCCTTTGGCAACGCCAGCGCGCGTGAGGTGATGGACATGACCACCTCACTCAACTACAGCGAGGACTATGCCGACCCCAATGCCGACATTTGGCAATACTCGAAAGCGGCCAGCCCCTTACCCAAAGCGCGCGACTACCGCGGGCCAAACGGCTACTTCGACTATCTCACCACCGTTAAATCCGACGGTAAACATGGCAAGGTCTTCGCCTACAAAACCGTCAATACCGACGTTCTCGGCTGGATCATATCAACCGTCAGCGGACAAGATGTGGCCAGCCTATTATCCGAGCGACTGTGGCGCCCGTTAGGCATGGAGCAAGATGCGTATATGACCGTCGATGGCATAGGCACGCCGTTTGCCGGTGGTGGCTTATCCGCCGGTTTGCGTGACTTGGGCCGACTAGGGCTGCTGCTGTTAAACGATGGTATGTTACAGCAAAAAAGATTGGTCAAAGCTTCGGTAATCGACAGCATCCGCCAAGGCGGCGATAAAAATGCTTTCGCTCAAGCGGGCTACAAAAGTCTGCCTGGCGGCAGTTACCGTAGCATGTGGTGGGTGTTGCATAACGCTCATGGCGCCTATGCCGCGCGTGGCGTTCACGGTCAAACTCTGTATATTGATCCAACCGCCAACATGGTGATTGTGCGCTTTGCCTCGCACCCAACGGCGAAAAACTCTGCCAACGATCCGACCTCACTGCCCGCCTACCAAGCCGTTGCTGAGTATCTGATGCAGCAATCAATGCAGCGCGCGGCTGAGTCAAATGAGTAA
- a CDS encoding AAA family ATPase, whose translation MLSTIAIANYRSLINLIMPLEPLNLVTGLNGSGKSNLYKSLRLLAETAQGGVVNALAREGGLESAFWAGPEKLSARMLSGEVEVQGGPRQQAYRLRMGFAAEDFGYCIDLGLPTPSNSAFALDPEIKRECIWAGPSYRPASVLVERKGPVVKVKEGRRWQVIAQHLNTFDSMLSEVADVQLAPEIFHIRETIRSWRFYDHFRSDANAPARQPHLGTRTPVLSQDGHDLAAALQTIIEIGDRQALAESIDDAFPGAQIQVDVQEDGRFVLRFYQHGLLRPLSAAELSDGTLRYLLWVAALLTPRPPTLMVLNEPETSLHPDLLPALGRLIKRAAANTQVWVVSHARLMINELSDSAQCNAIHLVKELGQTGIEDQGLLDAPSWHWP comes from the coding sequence ATGCTAAGCACCATTGCCATTGCCAACTACCGTTCATTGATTAATCTGATCATGCCACTGGAGCCATTGAACTTGGTTACCGGATTAAATGGCAGCGGTAAATCCAATTTGTATAAGTCACTGCGCTTGCTGGCAGAAACGGCACAGGGCGGTGTTGTCAATGCTCTGGCTCGTGAAGGTGGACTGGAATCGGCGTTTTGGGCTGGGCCTGAAAAATTATCGGCGCGCATGCTAAGCGGAGAGGTAGAAGTACAAGGTGGCCCGCGCCAGCAAGCGTACCGCCTGCGTATGGGCTTTGCCGCGGAAGATTTTGGCTATTGCATTGACCTAGGGCTGCCAACACCATCAAATTCCGCCTTTGCACTGGACCCGGAAATCAAACGCGAATGCATCTGGGCAGGCCCCAGTTATCGACCTGCCAGCGTATTGGTCGAGCGCAAAGGGCCGGTGGTGAAAGTCAAAGAGGGGCGGCGCTGGCAAGTCATCGCCCAACATTTAAATACCTTTGATAGCATGCTCAGCGAAGTGGCCGATGTGCAACTGGCACCGGAGATATTTCATATTCGCGAGACCATTCGCAGCTGGCGTTTTTACGATCATTTCCGCAGCGATGCCAACGCTCCAGCACGACAGCCACATTTAGGCACCCGCACACCGGTATTAAGTCAGGATGGCCATGATTTAGCGGCGGCGCTGCAAACCATTATCGAAATTGGCGATCGACAAGCCTTAGCCGAGTCGATTGATGACGCTTTTCCCGGTGCTCAAATTCAAGTCGATGTACAAGAGGACGGACGCTTCGTATTGCGTTTCTATCAGCACGGATTATTACGCCCGCTTAGCGCAGCCGAGTTATCCGATGGAACCCTCAGATACTTGTTGTGGGTCGCCGCTCTGCTGACGCCACGGCCACCAACATTGATGGTATTAAACGAGCCGGAGACCAGTCTGCACCCGGACTTATTACCTGCCTTAGGGCGGCTGATCAAACGCGCAGCGGCCAATACTCAAGTGTGGGTGGTGTCGCATGCGCGTTTGATGATCAATGAATTATCCGACTCAGCACAGTGCAATGCCATTCATCTGGTCAAAGAGTTAGGCCAGACAGGCATTGAAGACCAAGGACTGCTGGATGCACCGAGCTGGCACTGGCCATAA
- a CDS encoding NmrA family NAD(P)-binding protein, translated as MNHSELYVVTGATGRTGMATANALLNKGKRVRVVLRTAQQQQEWQQLGAEVAVADYADPAALCQAFAGASAVYIVSPPQYDSEHLFAQAQTMADDIANALLTAQVQKVVALSSIGAEQPENTGWIFMNHRLEKTLAATGIDVTFLRAAYFMENWAPLVQLAQQQGQLPSFLAPIERRIPMIATADIGALAADAMCEHWQGVRILDLQGPEPYSPQDLASSLSHTLDQALPAAAIAESDWSAAMAGQGFSAAAIDGFCEMTRGLNSGHIAFADNASHERRSGEITLASMVSTLLA; from the coding sequence ATGAATCACAGCGAGTTATACGTCGTCACCGGCGCCACTGGACGCACAGGCATGGCCACGGCCAATGCCCTATTAAACAAAGGCAAACGCGTACGGGTGGTATTGCGAACAGCGCAGCAACAACAGGAATGGCAGCAGTTGGGGGCAGAAGTGGCTGTTGCAGACTACGCCGATCCAGCGGCACTGTGCCAAGCGTTTGCCGGCGCCAGCGCGGTCTACATCGTCAGCCCGCCACAATACGACTCCGAGCACTTGTTTGCTCAGGCGCAAACCATGGCAGACGACATTGCCAACGCGCTATTAACCGCTCAGGTGCAGAAGGTGGTGGCATTGTCGTCTATTGGCGCCGAGCAGCCAGAAAACACCGGCTGGATTTTCATGAACCATAGGCTGGAAAAAACGCTCGCTGCCACCGGCATCGATGTCACATTCTTGCGTGCCGCGTACTTTATGGAGAATTGGGCACCATTGGTGCAACTGGCGCAGCAACAAGGTCAGCTACCCAGTTTTTTAGCACCCATTGAGCGGCGCATCCCAATGATTGCGACCGCCGACATTGGCGCACTGGCAGCCGACGCCATGTGCGAACACTGGCAAGGCGTTCGTATTCTTGATTTACAGGGTCCAGAACCGTATTCACCGCAGGACCTTGCGAGCAGCCTGAGCCACACACTGGATCAAGCGCTGCCGGCGGCCGCTATTGCAGAGTCTGACTGGAGTGCGGCGATGGCTGGCCAGGGATTTTCTGCTGCTGCAATCGACGGCTTTTGTGAAATGACGCGCGGTCTAAACTCGGGTCATATCGCTTTTGCAGACAATGCCAGCCATGAGCGACGCTCAGGAGAAATTACACTGGCCAGTATGGTGAGTACACTGTTGGCTTGA
- a CDS encoding LysR family transcriptional regulator, whose translation MKLVLIMQKMDIGSVDLNLLKLFDALLKEGSVTAAAARIGLSQPAASRGLGRLRRLLNDRILVRTANGWELTPRALSLSANVAKLLDDVSAIIAPTEFAPQQVTGKFTIASADHLAQLFMPDLIAKLAQLAPGLDITITTAAGDNVDLVSQGGADLAIGSYQQLPARFYCKQLYEDDFVCVVRRDHAISQKPLTLEDYVAWPHISVSITGHGSSAVDEVLKQHNKRRRVAVKTPYFLLAPSIVANTDLILTTPRRLAEHMMRSETLALQELPLTIPSIAPSMIWHERLHYDPAHIWLRQQVMELAVTLTAP comes from the coding sequence ATGAAGTTAGTTTTGATTATGCAAAAAATGGATATTGGTTCGGTGGATCTGAACCTGCTGAAGTTGTTTGATGCGCTGTTGAAAGAAGGCAGTGTGACAGCGGCTGCGGCGCGGATTGGACTGAGTCAGCCTGCTGCCAGTCGCGGTTTGGGGCGCTTACGCCGGTTATTGAATGATCGTATCTTGGTACGCACGGCCAATGGCTGGGAGCTAACACCCAGGGCGCTGTCATTATCGGCTAACGTTGCCAAGCTATTGGATGACGTCAGTGCCATCATTGCGCCAACGGAATTTGCGCCGCAACAGGTAACCGGCAAGTTCACCATTGCCAGTGCGGATCATTTGGCGCAGCTATTTATGCCAGATTTAATCGCCAAATTAGCGCAGTTAGCACCAGGGTTAGATATTACGATTACCACGGCTGCGGGCGACAATGTGGATCTTGTCTCTCAGGGCGGCGCCGACCTGGCCATTGGTTCCTATCAGCAACTGCCCGCACGTTTTTATTGCAAACAGCTGTATGAAGACGATTTTGTCTGTGTGGTGCGTCGTGATCACGCCATTTCACAGAAACCATTGACGTTAGAAGACTATGTCGCGTGGCCGCATATTAGTGTCAGTATTACCGGCCATGGCAGCAGTGCCGTGGATGAGGTGCTGAAGCAGCACAATAAACGCCGCCGTGTGGCGGTAAAAACACCTTATTTTTTACTCGCGCCCAGTATTGTGGCAAATACGGACCTAATTCTCACCACACCTCGCCGCCTTGCTGAACATATGATGCGTTCAGAGACGCTGGCGCTACAGGAGTTACCCTTAACCATACCCAGTATCGCGCCGTCCATGATCTGGCATGAACGCCTGCATTACGATCCTGCGCATATCTGGCTTAGGCAGCAGGTCATGGAGCTGGCTGTGACGTTGACAGCACCTTAG
- a CDS encoding N-acetyltransferase, which translates to MIRKSTAHDMDIMLDIWLNASIQAHDFVEASYWQSQRDNMRNVYLPASENYVYEQDSNVVGFYALYDDCLAALFVAPEHQGCGIGSQLIEHAKRQRELLTLSVYKRNNDSVAFYLKHGFEITSEQTDPNTGQSEYSMKLIRG; encoded by the coding sequence ATGATAAGAAAAAGTACGGCACACGACATGGATATCATGCTTGATATCTGGCTCAACGCTTCCATACAAGCACACGACTTTGTTGAGGCATCGTACTGGCAGTCGCAGCGGGACAATATGAGGAATGTTTATCTGCCTGCCTCAGAGAACTATGTGTACGAACAGGATTCAAACGTTGTTGGGTTTTATGCTTTGTATGATGATTGTCTGGCCGCTCTGTTTGTTGCTCCAGAACATCAGGGATGTGGTATTGGCAGTCAGCTTATCGAGCATGCCAAACGTCAAAGAGAGTTGCTAACGCTGTCTGTGTACAAAAGAAACAATGACAGCGTTGCTTTCTATCTCAAACATGGTTTTGAAATAACCAGCGAACAAACAGACCCCAACACTGGCCAAAGTGAATATTCCATGAAGCTGATCCGAGGCTAA
- a CDS encoding sulfite exporter TauE/SafE family protein, producing the protein MTGVFAGILAGLLGVGGGIVIVPVLFFLFQSFGVSAESAMLIATATSLATIVPTSISSIRSHHRQGNVDVDLLKHWAIFILIGVLLGSWQVTRVDGTWLTVLFGVIATLSALNMLFRSGKSALFASLPGKAGQTSMGAFIGFFSSMVGIGGGTLSVPLLTLCNYPAHKAVGTAAAIGLIISLPGALTMLLLGETPADAPAATFGLINLAGFACIVPLTVLCAPLGASLAAKLNAAKLKQVFAIVLLITGLRMLMQVFM; encoded by the coding sequence GTGACTGGCGTCTTTGCAGGCATTCTGGCTGGCTTACTGGGCGTAGGTGGCGGTATCGTTATTGTGCCGGTGCTGTTTTTCTTATTTCAAAGCTTTGGTGTGTCAGCCGAATCTGCCATGCTGATTGCTACCGCAACGTCACTGGCCACCATTGTCCCGACGTCCATCAGCTCCATTCGCTCACACCACCGACAAGGCAACGTCGATGTCGATTTGCTCAAGCATTGGGCCATATTTATTTTGATCGGTGTACTGCTGGGTAGCTGGCAGGTCACACGTGTCGACGGCACTTGGTTAACCGTTCTGTTTGGGGTCATTGCCACACTGTCTGCGTTGAACATGTTATTTCGCAGTGGTAAATCGGCGCTGTTTGCATCGCTGCCAGGAAAAGCGGGCCAAACCAGCATGGGAGCATTCATCGGTTTCTTTAGCTCAATGGTCGGGATTGGCGGTGGCACTCTGTCAGTACCACTGTTGACCCTATGCAATTATCCAGCGCATAAAGCGGTCGGTACAGCAGCTGCTATCGGTCTGATTATTTCTCTACCTGGGGCATTGACCATGCTGTTGTTAGGCGAAACACCTGCAGATGCCCCCGCTGCGACGTTCGGCCTTATCAATCTAGCCGGCTTTGCCTGTATTGTGCCGCTGACCGTATTGTGTGCACCCTTAGGAGCCTCCCTCGCAGCCAAGCTGAATGCCGCCAAACTTAAACAGGTATTTGCCATAGTATTGTTGATCACTGGCCTGCGCATGCTGATGCAAGTCTTCATGTAG
- a CDS encoding methionine synthase, whose amino-acid sequence MKKLLPTSTAGSLPKPNWLAEPEKLWSPWKLEGDALTSGKQDALRIALQEQQSCGIDIVSDGEQTRQHFVTTFIEHLQGVDFNLRETVKIRDRYDASVPTVTGPVSRPKSVFVEDARFLRQQTDQPIKWALPGPMTMVDTLYDAHYNSREKLAWEFAKILNQEAKELQAVGVDIIQFDEPAFNVFFDEVSDWGIACLEKAIEGLSCETVVHICYGYGIQANTDWKKTLGSEWRQYEAIFPKLQQSNIDIISLECHNSRVPIELLELIRGKKVMVGAIDVASENIETPEQVADTLRSALQYVDADKLYPCTNCGMAPLPREVARAKLSALHAGADIIRKELVG is encoded by the coding sequence ATGAAAAAACTACTGCCTACCTCTACCGCCGGTAGCCTGCCAAAACCTAACTGGCTAGCAGAGCCCGAAAAGCTGTGGTCTCCCTGGAAGCTCGAAGGTGACGCTTTGACTAGCGGCAAGCAAGATGCATTGCGCATCGCATTGCAGGAGCAGCAGTCTTGCGGTATTGATATCGTCAGTGACGGTGAACAAACTCGCCAGCACTTTGTGACCACCTTTATAGAGCATCTACAGGGAGTTGACTTTAACCTGCGTGAAACAGTGAAAATTCGAGATCGCTACGATGCCAGCGTTCCCACAGTTACAGGACCGGTCAGTCGCCCAAAGTCTGTATTTGTTGAAGACGCTCGGTTCTTGCGCCAGCAAACCGATCAGCCGATTAAATGGGCGCTGCCAGGTCCTATGACCATGGTCGACACCCTATACGACGCACACTACAACAGTCGCGAGAAACTGGCCTGGGAGTTTGCCAAAATACTGAACCAAGAAGCAAAAGAGCTGCAAGCAGTAGGGGTGGACATCATTCAATTTGATGAGCCCGCCTTTAACGTCTTTTTTGATGAGGTCAGTGATTGGGGGATAGCCTGCTTAGAGAAGGCCATCGAAGGCTTAAGTTGTGAAACCGTAGTGCATATCTGCTACGGTTACGGCATTCAAGCCAATACCGACTGGAAAAAAACACTCGGCTCAGAGTGGCGACAATACGAAGCCATCTTCCCGAAACTGCAGCAGTCGAACATCGACATCATTTCCCTTGAATGCCATAACTCGCGTGTCCCCATCGAGTTATTAGAGCTAATTCGTGGAAAGAAAGTAATGGTTGGTGCCATCGACGTGGCCAGCGAGAATATTGAAACGCCAGAGCAAGTGGCGGATACCCTCAGATCCGCTCTTCAATACGTTGATGCCGATAAGCTTTATCCCTGTACCAATTGCGGTATGGCTCCTTTACCCCGAGAAGTAGCCAGAGCCAAACTCAGCGCTTTGCATGCCGGTGCAGACATCATTCGAAAAGAGTTAGTTGGTTAA
- a CDS encoding DUF1852 domain-containing protein, with translation MSKQFHYHIKRIRFDENYQPSDSTRITTNFANLARGEHRQENLRKALRMIDSRLNALAHWDNPNGERYQIELDIVSVDIDVEGRGDHFPSIEILQTHILDRVAGKRLAGIVGNNLSSYVRDYDFSVLLREYNQNRAGFSVPEQFGDLHGKLFQDFIHSDTYKQHFNKPPVICLSVSDNKIYQRSANQHPVLGVEYLPNESSLTEQYFKRMGLNVRYFMPPNSVAPLAFYFFGDLLSDYTNLELIGTISTMETFQRIYRPEIYNANSVAGDHYQPDLTHPDHSLTQITYDREERSQLAIKQGKFAEEHFIKPYQRILKEWSANWA, from the coding sequence ATGAGCAAACAATTTCACTATCACATAAAGCGCATTCGTTTCGACGAAAACTATCAGCCATCGGACAGCACTCGGATCACCACTAATTTTGCCAATCTGGCCAGAGGTGAGCACCGCCAAGAAAATTTGCGCAAGGCACTGCGCATGATTGATAGCCGGTTAAATGCGCTGGCTCATTGGGACAACCCCAATGGTGAACGTTACCAGATTGAGCTCGATATTGTTTCCGTCGACATCGACGTTGAAGGTCGAGGCGATCATTTTCCATCAATTGAGATTCTACAAACCCACATCCTCGACCGAGTTGCGGGTAAACGTCTAGCAGGAATCGTTGGTAACAATCTGTCGTCCTATGTGCGCGATTATGACTTCAGTGTACTGCTGCGAGAATACAATCAAAATCGTGCCGGCTTCAGTGTGCCAGAGCAGTTTGGTGATCTACACGGCAAGTTATTTCAGGACTTTATTCATTCCGACACCTACAAACAGCACTTTAACAAGCCACCCGTTATTTGCTTGAGCGTATCGGATAACAAGATTTACCAACGCAGCGCAAATCAACACCCAGTACTGGGCGTTGAATATCTGCCCAATGAGTCTTCGTTAACCGAACAGTACTTTAAACGCATGGGCTTAAATGTACGTTACTTCATGCCGCCCAACAGTGTTGCGCCTTTGGCCTTCTACTTCTTTGGCGATTTGCTCAGTGACTACACCAACCTGGAGCTGATCGGCACCATCAGCACCATGGAAACCTTCCAGAGAATCTATCGACCTGAAATTTACAATGCCAATTCCGTTGCTGGCGATCATTACCAGCCCGATTTAACGCACCCGGATCATTCTCTCACTCAGATCACCTATGATCGTGAAGAGCGCAGTCAACTGGCAATAAAACAAGGTAAATTTGCTGAAGAGCATTTTATTAAACCTTACCAAAGAATTTTAAAAGAGTGGTCTGCCAACTGGGCGTAA
- a CDS encoding NAD(P)H-flavin reductase — protein sequence MNTVQVSLQAADDVAVSYLAGQYLKLELPLDGDGAVTPLFYSIANRPNPMNPGSLEIFIYNGSELASRIIQYLRQLTGSHEQVTVTLPMGKAYLQTDLEKSHLLVAAGSGIAKIRCIAAEIVARSSNAQVDIYWSNRLAEDFYLLDEFRQLAEQYPNLSFTPILESVASGWAGRTGYIYRVIEQDFDSLHSTRTYLCGSPNMVYGTIDQLSMLGLSEDSCYSDVFEYAPRQQSVAV from the coding sequence GTGAATACCGTACAGGTGAGCCTACAAGCAGCCGACGACGTCGCGGTGAGTTATCTGGCAGGGCAGTATTTGAAACTGGAGTTGCCGCTCGATGGCGATGGGGCCGTGACGCCGCTTTTTTATTCCATTGCAAATCGTCCAAACCCGATGAACCCTGGCAGTTTGGAAATCTTTATTTACAACGGCAGCGAACTAGCCAGTCGGATTATCCAGTATCTGCGACAACTGACTGGCAGTCACGAGCAGGTCACTGTCACCTTGCCGATGGGCAAAGCGTATTTGCAAACAGATCTGGAGAAATCGCATCTGTTGGTGGCTGCCGGTTCGGGGATTGCGAAAATTCGTTGTATTGCCGCTGAGATCGTTGCTCGAAGTAGCAACGCACAGGTCGATATCTATTGGTCGAATCGACTGGCAGAAGACTTCTATCTGCTTGATGAATTTCGGCAGTTAGCAGAGCAGTATCCAAACCTGAGCTTCACCCCAATTCTCGAATCCGTAGCCAGCGGTTGGGCTGGGCGCACCGGTTATATTTACCGAGTCATAGAGCAGGATTTCGATAGCCTTCATAGCACTCGAACTTATCTGTGTGGTTCACCCAATATGGTATACGGCACTATTGATCAGCTGAGTATGCTGGGGTTGAGCGAAGATAGCTGCTATTCGGATGTGTTTGAGTATGCGCCCAGACAGCAAAGTGTTGCGGTATGA
- the gatB gene encoding Asp-tRNA(Asn)/Glu-tRNA(Gln) amidotransferase subunit GatB produces MEWEVVIGLEIHAQLATQSKIFSGASTAYGADANTQACAVDLGLPGVLPVFNEEALRMAVKFGLAIDAEIGKKSVFDRKNYFYPDLPKGYQTTQLHHPIVGIGHIDIELDDGTTKRINVTRAHLEEDAGKSVHEGFDKMSGIDLNRAGTPLIEIVSEPEMRSAKEAAAYFRKMHSIVTYLGICDGDLSQGSMRCDCNVSLRPKGQEEFGTRTEIKNVNSFRNVERAIETEIARQMDILEDGGSITQETRLYDADKNETRGMRSKEVANDYRYFPCPDLLPVIIDDNYIEAVRDTLPELPDAKRARFVKDHGLSTVDAAVLASDRSLAEYFETVAHAANDYKLAANWVQGDVSAALNRLEMGIAQLSVSAEQLGRILQLIKDNTLNNGGAKEVFNALLEGKGDDTVGGVDALVDSLGLKQVSDTGAIEGIVAQVLADNPKLVEGYLNTPEDKRAKAIGPFIGLTRKAAKGVNPQVVMDVLKKKLSELG; encoded by the coding sequence ATGGAATGGGAAGTGGTAATTGGCCTGGAGATTCACGCTCAGCTGGCCACCCAATCAAAAATCTTTTCTGGCGCCTCAACCGCTTATGGTGCTGACGCCAATACTCAAGCCTGTGCCGTTGACTTAGGCCTACCCGGCGTTTTGCCGGTATTCAACGAAGAAGCGCTGCGCATGGCGGTCAAATTTGGCTTGGCTATCGATGCCGAAATTGGCAAAAAGTCAGTATTTGATCGTAAAAACTATTTTTATCCAGATCTGCCAAAAGGCTATCAAACCACCCAACTGCACCACCCGATTGTCGGCATTGGTCATATCGATATTGAGCTGGACGACGGCACCACTAAGCGCATTAACGTCACTCGTGCGCACTTGGAAGAAGACGCCGGTAAATCAGTGCACGAAGGCTTTGATAAGATGTCAGGCATCGACTTAAACCGTGCCGGCACCCCATTAATTGAAATCGTCTCCGAGCCAGAAATGCGCAGCGCCAAAGAAGCCGCCGCGTATTTCCGCAAAATGCACAGCATCGTAACCTACCTGGGTATTTGTGACGGCGATCTGTCTCAGGGTTCCATGCGCTGCGACTGCAACGTCTCCTTGCGCCCGAAAGGCCAAGAAGAATTCGGTACTCGTACCGAAATTAAAAACGTCAACTCGTTCCGCAACGTTGAGCGTGCTATTGAAACGGAAATCGCCCGTCAAATGGACATATTGGAAGACGGCGGCAGCATCACTCAGGAAACCCGCCTGTACGACGCGGATAAAAATGAAACCCGTGGTATGCGCTCAAAAGAAGTGGCCAATGACTACCGCTATTTCCCGTGCCCGGATTTATTGCCAGTGATTATCGATGACAACTACATCGAAGCTGTGCGTGACACCTTGCCAGAGCTGCCGGACGCTAAACGTGCGCGCTTTGTTAAGGATCATGGCTTAAGCACCGTCGATGCTGCAGTACTGGCCTCGGACCGCAGCTTGGCCGAGTACTTTGAAACCGTCGCGCACGCTGCTAACGATTACAAACTGGCCGCCAACTGGGTACAGGGCGATGTATCTGCCGCATTAAACCGACTGGAAATGGGCATTGCACAATTGTCCGTCAGCGCTGAACAGCTGGGCCGCATTTTACAGCTGATTAAAGACAACACCCTGAACAATGGCGGTGCCAAAGAAGTCTTTAACGCATTGCTGGAAGGTAAAGGCGATGACACAGTCGGTGGCGTTGATGCTTTAGTAGATAGCCTGGGATTAAAGCAGGTATCTGATACCGGCGCGATCGAAGGCATTGTGGCACAGGTATTGGCAGACAATCCTAAGCTGGTTGAAGGTTATCTGAATACACCGGAAGATAAACGCGCCAAAGCCATCGGCCCATTTATTGGCCTGACGCGCAAAGCCGCCAAAGGGGTCAACCCGCAGGTAGTGATGGATGTACTGAAGAAAAAACTCAGCGAGCTGGGTTAA